The following proteins are encoded in a genomic region of Cricetulus griseus strain 17A/GY chromosome 7, alternate assembly CriGri-PICRH-1.0, whole genome shotgun sequence:
- the Rhob gene encoding rho-related GTP-binding protein RhoB, whose protein sequence is MAAIRKKLVVVGDGACGKTCLLIVFSKDEFPEVYVPTVFENYVADIEVDGKQVELALWDTAGQEDYDRLRPLSYPDTDVILMCFSVDSPDSLENIPEKWVPEVKHFCPNVPIILVANKKDLRSDEHVRTELARMKQEPVRTDDGRAMAVRIQAYDYLECSAKTKEGVREVFETATRAALQKRYGSQNGCINCCKVL, encoded by the coding sequence ATGGCGGCCATCCGCAAGAAGCTGGTGGTGGTGGGCGACGGCGCGTGCGGCAAGACGTGCCTGCTGATCGTATTCAGTAAGGACGAGTTCCCCGAGGTGTACGTGCCCACCGTGTTCGAGAACTATGTGGCGGACATCGAGGTGGACGGCAAGCAGGTGGAGCTGGCGCTGTGGGACACGGCGGGCCAGGAGGACTATGATCGTTTACGGCCGCTCTCTTACCCGGACACCGACGTCATCCTTATGTGCTTCTCGGTGGACAGCCCGGACTCTCTGGAGAACATCCCCGAGAAGTGGGTGCCCGAGGTAAAGCACTTCTGCCCCAATGTGCCAATCATCCTGGTGGCCAACAAGAAAGACCTGCGCAGCGATGAGCATGTCCGCACGGAGCTGGCCCGAATGAAGCAGGAGCCAGTGCGCACGGATGACGGCCGCGCCATGGCGGTGCGCATCCAAGCCTATGACTACCTCGAGTGCTCGGCCAAGACCAAGGAGGGCGTGCGCGAGGTCTTTGAGACGGCCACGCGCGCCGCGCTGCAGAAGCGCTACGGCTCCCAGAATGGTTGCATCAACTGCTGCAAGGTGCTATGA